Proteins encoded in a region of the Peromyscus leucopus breed LL Stock chromosome 15, UCI_PerLeu_2.1, whole genome shotgun sequence genome:
- the LOC114690754 gene encoding intelectin-1a-like, with protein MTMTQLGFLLFIILATRSCNVAKGNLETNRWANLVSSSQFRSCQEIKQEMTWAQDGLYFLRTENGVIYQTFCDMTTAGGGWTLVASVHENNMGGKCTVGDRWSSQQGNTIDYPEGDGNWANYNTFGSAEGATSDDYKNPGYFKIQAENLGIWHVPNKSPLKNWRDSSLLRYRTFTGFLQDMGHNLFGLYQNYSVKYGGGKCGTDNGPAIPVVYDFGDAQKTAAYYSPLGQSEFIAGYIQFRVFNNEGAANALCAGMKVTGCNTAFHCIGGGGYFPKSDPDQCGDFSAFDWDGYGTHSGYSSSQNITEAAVLLFYR; from the exons ATGACAATGACCCAACTTGGTTTCCTGCTGTTTATCATCCTAGCCACCAGAAGTTGCAATGTGG CTAAAGGCAACCTGGAAACCAACAGATGGGCCAATCTTGTGTCTTCCTCTCAGTTCAGAAGCTGCCAGGAAATCAAGCAGGAGATGACTTGGGCACAAG ATGGCCTCTATTTCCTCCGCACGGAGAATGGTGTCATCTACCAGACCTTCTGTGACATGACCACTGCAGgtggtggctggaccctggtggCCAGTGTGCATGAGAACAACATGGGTGGGAAGTGCACAGTGGGCGATCGCTGGTCCAGTCAGCAAGGCAACACAATAGACTACCCAGAGGGGGATGGCAACTGGGCCAACTACAACACCTTTGGGTCTGCAGAGGGGGCCACAAGTGATGACTACAAG AACCCCGGCTACTTCAAGATCCAGGCTGAAAATCTGGGTATCTGGCATGTGCCCAACAAGAGCCCCCTGAAAAATTGGAGGGACAGTTCCCTGCTGAGGTACCGCACCTTCACTGGCTTCCTGCAGGACATGGGTCACAATCTGTTTGGCCTGTACCAG AATTACTCGGTGAAATATGGAGGAGGAAAGTGTGGGACTGACAATGGCCCAGCAATACCTGTGGTCTATGACTTTGGTGATGCTCAGAAGACAGCCGCTTATTACTCACCCCTTGGACAGA GTGAATTCATTGCAGGATACATCCAATTCAGAGTGTTTAACAATGAGGGAGCAGCCAACGCCTTGTGTGCTGGGATGAAGGTCACTGGATGTAACACTGCGTTT CACTGCATTGGTGGAGGAGGATACTTCCCAAAATCTGATCCCGATCAGTGTGGCGACTTCTCTGCATTTGATTGGGATGGATATGGAACTCACAGTGGGTACAGCAGTAGCCAGAATATAACTGAAGCAGCCGTCCTTCTGTTCTATCGTTGA